A part of Drosophila bipectinata strain 14024-0381.07 chromosome 3L, DbipHiC1v2, whole genome shotgun sequence genomic DNA contains:
- the LOC108128259 gene encoding LOW QUALITY PROTEIN: lysosomal cholesterol signaling protein-like (The sequence of the model RefSeq protein was modified relative to this genomic sequence to represent the inferred CDS: substituted 1 base at 1 genomic stop codon), whose amino-acid sequence MQNATTPPKSLHGNDTMNNFYPALVQCFGIILCGYIAGRFKIISNAETKGMSTFVGTFALPSLIFLNLLELNWSTVNWSFLLAILVAKGVVFFVVLIVSLLVSRPLNYARAGLMAIFCTQSNDFAIGHPIVMALYKDIHPEYPSYLYLMAPISLAILNPIGLALMEIAKIVKNKEERTRNPPLGPETTPEEQMSKWNRFFGERSILVFNIIVALFFNPLLLMTLLGVAGGFLFPHAIPECICSILRTLGKSFSATALFLLGMKIVGGAGSEKKSNGFLLPGVLILMKIVVLPLVIRQTVNLMESGHNANETTELSSFGFLYGAIPTAAVAFVVATRYNLEVESVARSLVFCTIISAPVMFISAKMISVKNLKVEDYLYELDAFSFDISVAGAAACCCMLVLLIVTKRFKRMPQRITFCLVLSQLMCCIGVILWSKMEHVHQWPLYFQFFLFNIGTYSTRLWTGLLAISLLFLQCRSLGFGRKIWPYMMVFAWGVPAIISVFLVIFDSNVMSGTKYNPSFQYGNVQAFISVLMLVICFIVTVVCLVIHQRYKKRFENYMPQSRPLANTESESEVHSIISTTNLMGRTDHSSIRTTSYSSSNDDEMIPTATGMVTTRASASGSRASETESDSGCGDRVDNPSTASTAVVDIEDQKNRERQSTNAKNSKDLDTMETASTNDEXGINIFCSFRLFNSGPSISSHQIEHFEDQDRSGLEPLEQTTDSDEHQTIKHTVLLIILLGSIFVELAVFVWTLVMEKMSGIYWELSFLDVFLNFGQGLIVLAVFITDVGELLMPVVRFWRKLWYGTDGVSLPHWSNLKPETLHICDQFRNHHLENCKKDIAKDRRWRFQAYCQVFYGSEFVSWLIEVGLSKDRLEAVHYGRHLVDGRVLRHINNVYHFEDKLLLYNFCSRN is encoded by the exons ATGCAAAATGCAACCACTCCGCCGAAATCCCTCCACGGCAATGATACCATGAATAATTTCTACCCAGCGCTGGTTCAGTGCTTCGGCATCATCCTTTGTGG ATATATCGCCGGACGCTTTAAGATCATCAGTAATGCGGAAACCAAAGGAATGAGTACCTTCGTGGGCACCTTTGCTCTCCCCTCACTGATTTTCCTGAATTTGTTGGAACTGAACTGGAGTACAGTGAACTGGAGCTTCCTGCTGGCCATTTTGGTGGCCAAGGGAGTGGTCTTTTTCGTCGTTTTGATCGTATCCTTGCTGGTTTCCCGACCCTTGAACTACGCTCGCGCTGGTTTGATGGCCATTTTCTGCACCCAAAGTAATGACTTTGCCATCGGTCATCCCATAG TAATGGCTCTGTACAAAGATATCCATCCGGAATACCCATCATACCTCTACCTGATGGCCCCCATATCGCTGGCAATTTTGAATCCCATAGGTTTAGCCCTCATGGAAATTGCAAAGATTGTTAAGAATAAAGAGGAAAGG ACCCGTAATCCACCTTTAGGTCCAGAAACTACTCCAGAGGAACAAATGTCTAAATGGAATCGTTTCTTTGGGGAGCGTTCCATTCTAGTTTTCAACATCATTGTGGCCCTGTTCTTTAATCCATTGCTATTGATGACTCTCCTGGGAGTAGCTGGTGGTTTCCTGTTTCCTCATGCAATCCCAGAGTGTATTTGTAGTATTTTGCGAACTCTCGGCAAGAGTTTCTCAGCCACGGCCTTGTTTTTGCTTGGCATGAAGATAGTTGGTGGGGCAGGATCGGAAAAGAAAAGCAATGGTTTCCTTCTACCCGGTGTccttattttaatgaaaat AGTGGTTCTACCCTTAGTCATTCGTCAGACGGTGAACCTCATGGAGTCTGGCCACAATGCCAATGAGACTACCGAGCTGAGCTCTTTCGGCTTCCTCTACGGAGCCATTCCAACTGCTGCCGTCGCATTTGTGGTGGCCACTCGGTACAATTTGGAGGTGGAATCG GTGGCGCGCAGTCTGGTTTTCTGCACTATCATCTCAGCTCCTGTGATGTTTATATCCGCCAAAATGATATCggtcaaaaatttaaaagtagAGGATTATCTATACGAGCTAGATGCCTTTTCATTCGACATTAGCGTGGCTGGTGCGGCGGCCTGTTGCTGTATGTTGGTGCTGTTGATTGTTACCAAGCGCTTCAAGAGAATGCCGCAAAGAATTACCTTCTGTCTGGTGCTGTCGCAG CTAATGTGCTGCATAGGCGTCATACTGTGGTCCAAAATGGAGCACGTCCATCAATGGCCCTTgtatttccaatttttcctcTTCAATATTGGCACTTATAGCACCCGTTTGTGGACAGGCCTCTTGGCCATTTCCCTACTCTTCCTGCAGTGTCGTAGTCTGGGTTTTGGGCGTAAAATATGGCCCTATATG ATGGTCTTTGCCTGGGGAGTTCCGGCCATTATATCTGTTTTTTTGGTGATTTTCGACTCAAATGTTATGTCGGGAACAAAATACAATCCTAGTTTTCAATATGGAAATGTCCAAGCTTTCATTTCAGTGTTAATGCTTGTCATATGTTTTATAG taacCGTGGTCTGCTTGGTGATACATCAGCGTTACAAAAAACGCTTTGAGAACTACATGCCCCAATCCCGTCCGTTGGCCAACACGGAGTCGG AATCTGAAGTGCATTCGATAATATCCACAACGAACTTGATGGGTCGCACGGATCATTCCTCCATTCGCACTACATCCTACTCCTCTTCCAATGACGATGAAATGATTCCGACAGCCACTGGTATGGTGACGACTAGGGCGAGTGCTTCTGGATCTAGAGCATCTGAGACAGAATCTGATAGTGGCTGTGGAGATAGAGTGGACAATCCATCAACGGCCAGTACTGCGGTGGTGGACATAGAGGATCAAAAGAATCGAGAACGTCAAAGCACCAACGCAAAAAATAGTAAAGATCTAGACACGATGGAAACCGCTTCGACCAATGATGAGTAG ggaataaatatattttgttcttTTCGTTTATTCAACAGCGGACCAAGTATCTCCTCACATCAGATAGAACACTTCGAGGACCAGGACAGAAGCGGTCTGGAGCCTCTGGAGCAAACTACCGACTCCGATGAACATCAAACTATCAAGCACACCGTGCTGCTAATCATCCTACTGGGCTCTATATTTGTCGAACTGGCGGTGTTTGTCTGGACCCTTGTCATGGAGAAAATGTCGGGAATATACTGGGAACTGAGTTTCCTCGATGTTTTCCTCAACTTCGGTCAGGGTCTAATCGTGTTGGCCGTTTTCATAACCGATGTGGGCGAACTGTTAATGCCGGTAGTCAGGTTTTGGCGAAAGTTATG GTATGGAACCGATGGGGTTAGCCTACCGCACTGGTCTAATCTTAAGCCAGAAACCTTGCATATTTGTGACCAGTTTCGTAATCATCACCTGGAGAATTGCAAAAAGGACATTGCAAAGGATAGAAG ATGGCGATTTCAAGCATATTGCCAGGTATTCTATGGCAGCGAGTTCGTCAGCTGGCTTATCGAGGTGGGCCTGTCCAAGGATCGCCTGGAGGCCGTCCACTACGGCAGGCACCTGGTCGATGGCAGGGTCCTGCGGCACATCAACAATGTATACCATTTCGAAGACAAGCTGCTGCTCTACAATTTTTGC
- the anchor gene encoding lysosomal cholesterol signaling protein isoform X1: MDSSMFYAKDQMASSTEANVVAHTLASVNASGGVTSTISPRVEDGGVSMNNFYPALVQCFGIIICGYIAGRFKIISNAETKGLGTFVGTFALPSLIFLSLVELNWSAVNWSFLLAMLVSKAVVFFAVLIISLLVARPLNYARGGLMAIFCTQSNDFAIGYPIVMALYKDIHPEYASYLYLMAPISLAILNPIGLVLMEISKIVKNKEEVNRNPPLCPETCPAEQMSKRNRCFGDRSILVFNTIVALFFNPLLLMTLLGVGGGFLFPTGLPEMVSSTLRTLGQSFSATALFLLGLKIVGGAGAEKKSTGFLLPGVLILVKILVLPLVIRQTVNIMQSGQNFNDTTELSTFGFLYGTFPAAPGAFVIATQYNMEVELVARSMVFCTFISAPLMFISAKMISLTNLKPLDYLHELDAFSFDISVAGAAACCCMLVLLIVTKRFKRMPQRITFCLVLSQLMCCIGVILWSKMEHVHQWPLYFQFFLFNIGTYSTRLWTGLLAISLLFLQCRSLCFVLKMWPYMLVFAWGVPAIISGLLVAFDSNVMSGEKHNPSFQYGNAQAAISVFMLVMCFIVTVGCLVLHQRYKKRYEKYMTYSRELSNPESESSDLHSTISTTNLLGHTDHASIRQSVRTASYSSSSDDDEMIPTAAGMPATRASVTGSGSGGGCGSGNGACCSGGDRVTTPSTTSTAVVDIEDLMNRARQRSNATISKDLDKIESAPANEEIRNQMCGSSFNCGPSTSRQSCQTIIERYEDQTRRGLEPLEQTTDSDEHQTLKHTVLLIILLCSMFVGLAVSIWTLVMEGMSGIYLELSFLDAFLNFGQGLIVLAVFITDMGELLMPVVRLWRKIWYGANVVSLPHWSNLRPETKHICEQFRNHHLENCKKDIAKDRRWRIRVYRKVFYGSEFVSWLIEVGLSKDRLEAVHYARHLVDGRVLRHINNVYHFEDKLLLYNFCSRI, encoded by the exons ATGGATAGCTCTATGTTTTATGCCAAGGATCAAATGGCTTCGAGCACGGAGGCCAATGTCGTGGCCCATACCTTGGCATCGGTTAATGCCAGTGGTGGTGTTACTTCCACGATTTCGCCACGCGTCGAAGATGGCGGCGTCTCCATGAACAATTTCTACCCTGCGCTGGTACAGTGCTTTGGTATCATCATTTGTGG ATACATCGCCGGACGCTTTAAGATCATCAGCAATGCGGAAACCAAGGGACTGGGCACTTTCGTGGGCACCTTCGCCCTGCCCTCGCTGATCTTCCTGTCGCTGGTGGAGCTCAACTGGAGTGCTGTGAACTGGAGCTTCCTGCTGGCCATGTTGGTGTCCAAGGCGGTGGTCTTCTTCGCCGTTCTGATCATCTCCTTGCTGGTGGCTAGGCCTCTGAACTATGCTCGTGGCGGTCTGATGGCCATTTTTTGCACTCAGAGTAATGACTTTGCCATTGGTTATCCTATAG TCATGGCTCTGTACAAAGATATTCATCCGGAATATGCATCATACCTCTACCTAATGGCCCCCATATCGCTTGCAATTTTAAATCCCATAGGTTTAGTCCTCATGGAAATCTCAAAGATTGTTAAGAACAAAGAAGAAGTG AACCGTAATCCACCGCTGTGTCCAGAAACCTGCCCGGCGGAACAAATGTCTAAACGGAATCGATGCTTCGGAGATCGTTCCATTCTTGTTTTCAACACCATTGTGGCCTTGTTCTTCAATCCCTTGCTACTGATGACCCTCTTGGGAGTAGGTGGAGGCTTTCTGTTTCCTACTGGCCTCCCGGAGATGGTGTCTAGTACTTTGCGCACGCTCGGCCAGAGCTTCTCAGCCACGGCTTTGTTTTTGCTGGGCTTGAAGATAGTTGGAGGTGCTGGAGCGGAAAAAAAGAGCACTGGATTCTTGCTGCCTGGTGTGCTTATTTTGGTGAAAAT ATTGGTGCTACCTCTGGTTATCCGTCAGACTGTCAACATCATGCAGTCTGGCCAGAACTTCAATGACACCACCGAACTGAGCACTTTCGGCTTTCTCTACGGTACCTTTCCAGCTGCCCCCGGCGCTTTTGTGATTGCCACTCAGTACAACATGGAGGTTGAATTG GTGGCTCGCAGCATGGTTTTCTGCACTTTCATCTCGGCTCCTCTGATGTTTATATCCGCAAAAATGATATCGTTGACAAATTTGAAGCCTCTGGATTACCTGCACGAGCTAGATGCCTTTTCATTCGACATTAGCGTGGCTGGTGCGGCGGCCTGTTGCTGTATGTTGGTGCTGTTGATTGTTACCAAGCGCTTCAAGAGAATGCCGCAAAGAATTACCTTCTGTCTGGTGCTGTCGCAG CTAATGTGCTGCATAGGCGTCATACTGTGGTCTAAAATGGAGCACGTCCATCAATGGCCATTgtatttccaatttttcctcTTCAATATTGGCACTTATAGCACCCGTTTGTGGACAGGTCTTTTGGCCATTTCGCTACTCTTCCTGCAGTGTCGTAGTCTGTGTTTTGTGCTTAAAATGTGGCCCTATATG CTGGTCTTTGCCTGGGGAGTTCCGGCCATTATATCAGGCCTCTTGGTGGCTTTCGATTCAAATGTTATGTCGGGGGAGAAACACAATCCCAGTTTCCAATATGGAAATGCCCAAGCAGCCATTTCAGTGTTTATGCTCGTCATGTGTTTCATAG taacCGTGGGCTGCCTGGTGCTACATCAGCGTTACAAGAAACGCTATGAAAAATACATGACCTATTCACGTGAGTTGTCCAACCCCGAGTCGG AATCATCCGATCTGCATTCGACCATATCCACAACGAACCTGCTGGGCCACACGGATCATGCCTCGATTAGACAAAGTGTTCGCACGGCTTCCTACTCCTCCTCTTCCGATGACGACGAAATGATTCCTACAGCTGCTGGAATGCCAGCCACTAGGGCTAGCGTTACTGGATCAGGATCTGGTGGTGGTTGTGGTTCTGGCAATGGGGCTTGTTGCTCGGGTGGGGATAGGGTGACCACTCCATCAACAACCAGTACTGCGGTGGTGGACATAGAGGATCTGATGAATCGCGCAAGACAACGCAGCAATGCCACGATTAGCAAAGATTTGGACAAGATTGAAAGTGCTCCGGCCAATGAAGA AATTCGCAATCAGATGTGCGGCAGTTCTTTCAACTGCGGACCGAGTACCTCGCGTCAAAGCTGCCAGACGATCATAGAACGCTACGAGGACCAAACTAGACGTGGTCTGGAGCCTCTGGAGCAGACTACCGACTCTGATGAGCATCAAACCCTCAAGCACACCGTGCTGCTAATCATACTACTGTGCTCCATGTTTGTCGGCCTGGCAGTGTCCATCTGGACCCTTGTCATGGAGGGAATGTCGGGAATATATTTGGAACTGAGTTTCCTCGATGCTTTCCTCAACTTTGGACAGGGATTAATCGTGTTGGCCGTATTCATAACCGATATGGGAGAACTGTTAATGCCGGTAGTCAGGCTTTGGCGCAAGATATG GTATGGAGCCAATGTGGTTAGCCTGCCCCACTGGTCCAATCTTCGGCCAGAAACCAAGCATATTTGCGAGCAGTTCCGTAATCATCACTTGGAGAATTGCAAAAAGGATATTGCAAAGGATAGAAG ATGGCGCATTCGAGTATATCGCAAGGTATTCTATGGCAGCGAGTTCGTCAGCTGGCTCATCGAGGTGGGCTTGTCCAAGGATCGCCTGGAGGCCGTCCACTACGCCAGGCACCTGGTCGATGGCAGGGTCCTGCGGCACATCAACAATGTATACCACTTCGAGGACAAGCTGCTGCTCTACAATTTCTGCAGTCGCATCTAG
- the anchor gene encoding lysosomal cholesterol signaling protein isoform X2 yields the protein MDSSMFYAKDQMASSTEANVVAHTLASVNASGGVTSTISPRVEDGGVSMNNFYPALVQCFGIIICGYIAGRFKIISNAETKGLGTFVGTFALPSLIFLSLVELNWSAVNWSFLLAMLVSKAVVFFAVLIISLLVARPLNYARGGLMAIFCTQSNDFAIGYPIVMALYKDIHPEYASYLYLMAPISLAILNPIGLVLMEISKIVKNKEEVNRNPPLCPETCPAEQMSKRNRCFGDRSILVFNTIVALFFNPLLLMTLLGVGGGFLFPTGLPEMVSSTLRTLGQSFSATALFLLGLKIVGGAGAEKKSTGFLLPGVLILVKILVLPLVIRQTVNIMQSGQNFNDTTELSTFGFLYGTFPAAPGAFVIATQYNMEVELVARSMVFCTFISAPLMFISAKMISLTNLKPLDYLHELDAFSFDISVAGAAACCCMLVLLIVTKRFKRMPQRITFCLVLSQLMCCIGVILWSKMEHVHQWPLYFQFFLFNIGTYSTRLWTGLLAISLLFLQCRSLCFVLKMWPYMLVFAWGVPAIISGLLVAFDSNVMSGEKHNPSFQYGNAQAAISVFMLVMCFIVTVGCLVLHQRYKKRYEKYMTYSQSSDLHSTISTTNLLGHTDHASIRQSVRTASYSSSSDDDEMIPTAAGMPATRASVTGSGSGGGCGSGNGACCSGGDRVTTPSTTSTAVVDIEDLMNRARQRSNATISKDLDKIESAPANEEIRNQMCGSSFNCGPSTSRQSCQTIIERYEDQTRRGLEPLEQTTDSDEHQTLKHTVLLIILLCSMFVGLAVSIWTLVMEGMSGIYLELSFLDAFLNFGQGLIVLAVFITDMGELLMPVVRLWRKIWYGANVVSLPHWSNLRPETKHICEQFRNHHLENCKKDIAKDRRWRIRVYRKVFYGSEFVSWLIEVGLSKDRLEAVHYARHLVDGRVLRHINNVYHFEDKLLLYNFCSRI from the exons ATGGATAGCTCTATGTTTTATGCCAAGGATCAAATGGCTTCGAGCACGGAGGCCAATGTCGTGGCCCATACCTTGGCATCGGTTAATGCCAGTGGTGGTGTTACTTCCACGATTTCGCCACGCGTCGAAGATGGCGGCGTCTCCATGAACAATTTCTACCCTGCGCTGGTACAGTGCTTTGGTATCATCATTTGTGG ATACATCGCCGGACGCTTTAAGATCATCAGCAATGCGGAAACCAAGGGACTGGGCACTTTCGTGGGCACCTTCGCCCTGCCCTCGCTGATCTTCCTGTCGCTGGTGGAGCTCAACTGGAGTGCTGTGAACTGGAGCTTCCTGCTGGCCATGTTGGTGTCCAAGGCGGTGGTCTTCTTCGCCGTTCTGATCATCTCCTTGCTGGTGGCTAGGCCTCTGAACTATGCTCGTGGCGGTCTGATGGCCATTTTTTGCACTCAGAGTAATGACTTTGCCATTGGTTATCCTATAG TCATGGCTCTGTACAAAGATATTCATCCGGAATATGCATCATACCTCTACCTAATGGCCCCCATATCGCTTGCAATTTTAAATCCCATAGGTTTAGTCCTCATGGAAATCTCAAAGATTGTTAAGAACAAAGAAGAAGTG AACCGTAATCCACCGCTGTGTCCAGAAACCTGCCCGGCGGAACAAATGTCTAAACGGAATCGATGCTTCGGAGATCGTTCCATTCTTGTTTTCAACACCATTGTGGCCTTGTTCTTCAATCCCTTGCTACTGATGACCCTCTTGGGAGTAGGTGGAGGCTTTCTGTTTCCTACTGGCCTCCCGGAGATGGTGTCTAGTACTTTGCGCACGCTCGGCCAGAGCTTCTCAGCCACGGCTTTGTTTTTGCTGGGCTTGAAGATAGTTGGAGGTGCTGGAGCGGAAAAAAAGAGCACTGGATTCTTGCTGCCTGGTGTGCTTATTTTGGTGAAAAT ATTGGTGCTACCTCTGGTTATCCGTCAGACTGTCAACATCATGCAGTCTGGCCAGAACTTCAATGACACCACCGAACTGAGCACTTTCGGCTTTCTCTACGGTACCTTTCCAGCTGCCCCCGGCGCTTTTGTGATTGCCACTCAGTACAACATGGAGGTTGAATTG GTGGCTCGCAGCATGGTTTTCTGCACTTTCATCTCGGCTCCTCTGATGTTTATATCCGCAAAAATGATATCGTTGACAAATTTGAAGCCTCTGGATTACCTGCACGAGCTAGATGCCTTTTCATTCGACATTAGCGTGGCTGGTGCGGCGGCCTGTTGCTGTATGTTGGTGCTGTTGATTGTTACCAAGCGCTTCAAGAGAATGCCGCAAAGAATTACCTTCTGTCTGGTGCTGTCGCAG CTAATGTGCTGCATAGGCGTCATACTGTGGTCTAAAATGGAGCACGTCCATCAATGGCCATTgtatttccaatttttcctcTTCAATATTGGCACTTATAGCACCCGTTTGTGGACAGGTCTTTTGGCCATTTCGCTACTCTTCCTGCAGTGTCGTAGTCTGTGTTTTGTGCTTAAAATGTGGCCCTATATG CTGGTCTTTGCCTGGGGAGTTCCGGCCATTATATCAGGCCTCTTGGTGGCTTTCGATTCAAATGTTATGTCGGGGGAGAAACACAATCCCAGTTTCCAATATGGAAATGCCCAAGCAGCCATTTCAGTGTTTATGCTCGTCATGTGTTTCATAG taacCGTGGGCTGCCTGGTGCTACATCAGCGTTACAAGAAACGCTATGAAAAATACATGACCTATTCAC AATCATCCGATCTGCATTCGACCATATCCACAACGAACCTGCTGGGCCACACGGATCATGCCTCGATTAGACAAAGTGTTCGCACGGCTTCCTACTCCTCCTCTTCCGATGACGACGAAATGATTCCTACAGCTGCTGGAATGCCAGCCACTAGGGCTAGCGTTACTGGATCAGGATCTGGTGGTGGTTGTGGTTCTGGCAATGGGGCTTGTTGCTCGGGTGGGGATAGGGTGACCACTCCATCAACAACCAGTACTGCGGTGGTGGACATAGAGGATCTGATGAATCGCGCAAGACAACGCAGCAATGCCACGATTAGCAAAGATTTGGACAAGATTGAAAGTGCTCCGGCCAATGAAGA AATTCGCAATCAGATGTGCGGCAGTTCTTTCAACTGCGGACCGAGTACCTCGCGTCAAAGCTGCCAGACGATCATAGAACGCTACGAGGACCAAACTAGACGTGGTCTGGAGCCTCTGGAGCAGACTACCGACTCTGATGAGCATCAAACCCTCAAGCACACCGTGCTGCTAATCATACTACTGTGCTCCATGTTTGTCGGCCTGGCAGTGTCCATCTGGACCCTTGTCATGGAGGGAATGTCGGGAATATATTTGGAACTGAGTTTCCTCGATGCTTTCCTCAACTTTGGACAGGGATTAATCGTGTTGGCCGTATTCATAACCGATATGGGAGAACTGTTAATGCCGGTAGTCAGGCTTTGGCGCAAGATATG GTATGGAGCCAATGTGGTTAGCCTGCCCCACTGGTCCAATCTTCGGCCAGAAACCAAGCATATTTGCGAGCAGTTCCGTAATCATCACTTGGAGAATTGCAAAAAGGATATTGCAAAGGATAGAAG ATGGCGCATTCGAGTATATCGCAAGGTATTCTATGGCAGCGAGTTCGTCAGCTGGCTCATCGAGGTGGGCTTGTCCAAGGATCGCCTGGAGGCCGTCCACTACGCCAGGCACCTGGTCGATGGCAGGGTCCTGCGGCACATCAACAATGTATACCACTTCGAGGACAAGCTGCTGCTCTACAATTTCTGCAGTCGCATCTAG
- the Vps60 gene encoding charged multivesicular body protein 5 yields MNRLFGRGKPKEPGPSINDCIAGVDARATNIEEKIAKLETELRKYREQMSKMREGPAKNSVKQKALRVLKQKKAYEQQAESLRNQSFNMEQANYAAQSLKDTQATVAAMKDGVKQMKSEYKKINIDQIEDIHDDMADMLEQADEVQEVLGRTYGMPEVDDDDLQAELDALGDEIALDDDSSYLDDVVKAPNAPDKEPGADSIIPGKSTIETDEFGLPKIPTSLKTT; encoded by the exons ATGAATCGCCTTTTCGGTCGCGGAAAGCCCAAGGAGCCTGGCCCAAGCATCAACGATTGCATAGCTGGG GTTGACGCCCGAGCCACCAATATCGAGGAAAAGATTGCTAAGCTCGAGACAGAGCTGCGCAAATATCGCGAGCAAATGTCCAAAATGCGTGAAGGTCCGGCCAAAAACTCAGTGAAACAAAAGGCCCTTAGGGTTTTGAAACAAAAGAAAGC CTACGAACAGCAGGCGGAATCTCTGCGCAATCAATCCTTCAACATGGAACAGGCAAACTATGCGGCGCAATCCCTTAAGGATACTCAGGCCACCGTTGCGGCTATGAAGGATGGCGTCAAGCAAATGAAGAGCGAATACAAAAAGATCAACATTGACCAGATCGAG GATATTCATGATGACATGGCCGATATGCTCGAACAAGCTGACGAGGTTCAAGAGGTCCTTGGACGCACTTACGGCATGCCGGAGGTGGATGACGACGACCTGCAGGCAGAGTTGGATGCCCTGGGCGATGAGATCGCCTTGGACGATGACTCCAGTTATTTGGATGACGTTGTCAAGGCTCCAAATGCACCAGATAAGGAACCGGGTGCCGATAGCATTATACCTGGCAAG AGCACCATTGAAACAGACGAATTTGGTTTGCCCAAGATTCCCACTTCATTGAAGACCACATAG